AACCGATCGACGTCTTAGTCAATAATGCGGGGATTTATCAGGGAATCAATTTTTGGGAACAGGACCTGGAGATCATCTCCCGAATCATAGATGTCAATTTGAAAGGAACTCTGTTCGCCACCTGCCTGGTGCTCCCCTCGATGATAGCCCGGAAACAGGGACGCATCATCAATATCAGTTCTGTTTCCGGTACTCGGGGGATCCATAAAGAAGTGACTTACGGGGCTTCGAAACATGGGATGATCGGCATGGCCGACGCCTTGGCTCAGGAAGTCCGTTCCCATGGCATCTGACCACGATTTGTCCCGGTGCGGTGGACACGCCGCTGTGGCGGGAAGGGGACACAACATACCCGGGCAACCTGGAGCAAGTGATGAAACCGGAAGAGGTGGCCGATACCGTGGACTTCGTTCTCAGGCAACCTGACCGGACTGTCTACAAGCGTATTGTCGTTTTTCCGAGGATCGAATGACATTGAACGACCTGTGTCCGGCGTTGGGGGAAGCCGGTGAATTTCCGGCCCCCCGACGATCGTAGTCTCCATCTGTGGCTGAGCGTTTTAAGCGGGACGCTGGGTTTTCGCCTACACGTCATCGATGATCTTCAAGTATTGATTAACCAAGGCTTCCGCCCGTTGAGGATCTTTTGACTCGGCAAAGACCCGGAAGAGCGGTTCTGTGCCCGAAGGTCGGATCAAGAGCCAGGAACCGTCGTCATAGACAACCTTGAAACCGTCGATGGTGATCCGGTTTTTCTCCTGTGCGGTTACGCGGTCGATCCTTTCGATGATGGCCGGTTTCTTATCCGCACTGACGACAACCTTCCGTTTGACTTGGTAGTAAGCGGGAAGATCCCGGAGCATGTCGCTCAGCGGTTTGTCGCGCTCAGCCATGATATTCAGGATCCAGGCTGCGGCTATCGCACCATCCCGTCCCCAGACAAAATCGGGAAAAATCATTCCGCCGTTTTCCTCGCACCCGAAGATACCGCCGTGTTCTTGAAGGGCTTGAGCCACCACCAGGTCGCCTACGGCAGTGGCCATAAAACCGCGGTTGGTTTGCCGGGCGATTTCCTGTAAAAGATGGGTGGTGGCCACAGTGGTCACCAGGGGGCCCGGTATATTTCTTTCAGCCAGATCTTTGGCTACCAGGCTGACGCTGGCGTCTCCGGAGACGAATTCCCCATTTTCCTGGATGACGATCAACCGGTCACCGTCTCCGTCCTGGGCGAAGCCCACCTGGAAATCTCCGTGCTTCATCAGCGTGGTGATGTCTCCAAGATTCTGAGGAATCGGTTCCGGATTTCTCCCGGGAAACCGTCCATCGGGATGGGCATTCAGGCTGACCACCCGGCATCCC
This region of Atribacteraceae bacterium genomic DNA includes:
- a CDS encoding SDR family NAD(P)-dependent oxidoreductase, whose product is MAKKIHTYPVDGTSPRELAAIYRTIESEHEPIDVLVNNAGIYQGINFWEQDLEIISRIIDVNLKGTLFATCLVLPSMIARKQGRIINISSVSGTRGIHKEVTYGASKHGMIGMADALAQEVRSHGI